The following coding sequences lie in one Listeria ivanovii subsp. londoniensis genomic window:
- a CDS encoding Crp/Fnr family transcriptional regulator, translated as MQSLFEDLYSKKVLEEEFGYKRFLQTLIDNKIPYKKTKIANNTILLTEDTINSNVYFIEKGIVSLEKEKNVVSFLGANQIAGLNDYFMAEANVYTTRVIETVTAYEFAKEDIICSIIGMQEGWLYLYLNNRNHENVLIEKCNLMRGNGESRLKESLEQLGKFFGSEKEGVLRIPKCFTRKIIANYSNLSVRSVTHLCGKLIESGFLAENSKSFVLLKNSEESWGDLKSETASPL; from the coding sequence ATGCAATCGTTATTTGAAGATTTATATAGCAAGAAAGTTCTAGAAGAGGAATTTGGATACAAGCGTTTTTTACAAACTTTAATTGATAATAAAATCCCCTATAAAAAAACGAAGATAGCAAATAATACAATCTTGCTAACAGAAGATACAATTAATTCCAATGTTTATTTTATCGAAAAAGGGATTGTATCATTAGAAAAAGAAAAAAATGTAGTGAGTTTTTTAGGGGCAAATCAAATTGCTGGTTTAAATGATTATTTTATGGCAGAAGCAAATGTGTACACAACAAGAGTCATAGAAACCGTTACAGCGTATGAGTTTGCTAAAGAAGATATTATTTGTTCGATTATTGGGATGCAAGAAGGGTGGCTCTATTTATACCTTAATAATCGAAATCATGAAAACGTGCTCATTGAAAAGTGCAATCTAATGCGAGGAAATGGAGAAAGCAGATTAAAAGAATCATTGGAACAGTTAGGAAAATTCTTTGGGAGTGAAAAAGAAGGGGTGTTACGAATCCCCAAATGCTTTACAAGGAAGATTATTGCTAACTATTCGAACCTTTCTGTAAGATCTGTCACGCATCTGTGCGGCAAGTTAATAGAGTCTGGGTTTTTAGCAGAAAATTCCAAGTCTTTCGTTTTATTGAAAAATTCAGAAGAGTCATGGGGTGATTTAAAATCTGAAACAGCATCTCCATTATAA
- a CDS encoding PTS sugar transporter subunit IIA — translation MDIQELDISKVINPALVNLDLKATTKLEVIEELTDLLVQMEAVADKDAFIADVLYREEEGKTGLGEGVAIPHGKSASVTNTSIAVGRTKEPIEWESLDDKPVNIIILFAVKNSDATTTHIKLLQKVAILLADDEVIRQFQTVKTKEELIKLLAKNQV, via the coding sequence ATGGATATTCAAGAATTAGATATTAGTAAAGTAATTAATCCAGCACTTGTTAATTTAGATTTAAAAGCCACAACCAAGTTAGAAGTAATTGAAGAACTAACCGATTTACTTGTTCAAATGGAAGCGGTTGCTGATAAGGACGCGTTTATCGCAGACGTCTTGTATCGTGAGGAAGAAGGCAAAACCGGATTAGGTGAAGGAGTAGCTATTCCGCACGGGAAATCGGCGAGTGTAACAAACACATCGATTGCGGTGGGACGAACCAAAGAGCCAATCGAATGGGAGTCATTAGATGATAAACCAGTAAATATTATTATTCTTTTCGCAGTCAAAAATTCAGATGCAACGACCACCCATATAAAATTACTCCAAAAAGTAGCAATCTTACTTGCAGATGATGAGGTGATAAGACAATTTCAGACAGTTAAAACAAAAGAAGAGTTGATCAAATTGTTAGCTAAAAATCAGGTATAG
- a CDS encoding PTS fructose transporter subunit IIB — MNIIGIAACTSGIAHTYIAKEKLTKAGIALGHNIHIETQGTIGIEDELSAEQLKNADVVIIAADIKISGKDRFKGKKIVEIPTDLAIKAPKQIITKIDNEINN; from the coding sequence ATGAACATTATCGGAATAGCAGCCTGTACATCAGGAATTGCTCACACGTATATCGCCAAAGAAAAACTGACAAAAGCAGGAATTGCTCTCGGACATAACATCCATATTGAAACACAAGGAACCATTGGGATTGAAGATGAACTCTCAGCTGAACAATTAAAAAATGCGGATGTCGTCATTATTGCAGCCGATATTAAAATTAGTGGAAAGGACCGTTTTAAAGGTAAAAAGATTGTCGAAATTCCAACAGACTTAGCTATTAAAGCACCAAAACAAATTATTACCAAAATAGATAATGAAATAAATAACTAG
- a CDS encoding ketose-bisphosphate aldolase translates to MLVNMKQLLEVAKENKFAVGAFNVADSNFLRVVVEEAEKNNAPAIIAVHPTELDFTKDDFFEYVLARIKNSPVPFVLHLDHGDNMADVMRAVRCGFSSVMIDGSLLPFEENIRVTKEVVDVCHKLGVSVEGELGTIGKTGNSIEGGVSEIIYTKPEEAEEYISRTGVDTLAVAIGTAHGIYPKDKEPKLRLDILQEIKNLVTIPLVLHGGSANPDAEIAAAVEIGIQKVNISSDYKYAFYKKCREILSTTELWDANAIYPDCIDAAKAVVKYKMELFHSVNQIEKYQQSNTQAWRSDFI, encoded by the coding sequence ATGTTAGTTAATATGAAGCAATTATTAGAGGTAGCGAAAGAAAATAAGTTTGCGGTAGGGGCATTTAATGTAGCTGATAGTAACTTTTTACGCGTAGTAGTTGAAGAAGCAGAGAAAAATAATGCACCAGCAATTATCGCTGTCCACCCAACGGAGCTTGATTTTACGAAAGATGATTTTTTTGAATATGTACTTGCACGAATTAAAAATAGTCCAGTACCTTTTGTGCTTCACTTAGATCATGGTGATAATATGGCTGATGTAATGCGAGCAGTTCGTTGTGGATTCAGCTCAGTGATGATTGATGGTTCGCTATTACCATTTGAAGAAAATATTCGCGTGACAAAAGAAGTAGTGGATGTTTGCCATAAATTAGGCGTGTCAGTAGAAGGAGAGCTAGGAACTATTGGAAAAACAGGAAATAGTATTGAAGGCGGCGTGAGCGAGATTATTTATACCAAGCCAGAAGAAGCAGAAGAATATATAAGTAGAACTGGTGTTGACACGTTAGCAGTAGCAATTGGAACTGCACATGGTATTTATCCTAAAGACAAAGAGCCAAAACTACGCCTAGATATACTACAAGAAATTAAAAACTTAGTAACAATTCCTCTCGTCCTTCATGGTGGCTCGGCAAATCCTGATGCGGAAATTGCTGCTGCTGTTGAAATTGGTATCCAAAAAGTAAATATTTCAAGTGATTATAAGTATGCTTTCTACAAGAAATGTCGAGAAATTTTAAGTACAACGGAACTTTGGGATGCTAATGCTATTTATCCAGATTGTATAGATGCTGCCAAAGCAGTCGTGAAATATAAAATGGAGCTTTTTCATTCTGTAAACCAAATCGAAAAGTATCAACAAAGTAACACGCAAGCTTGGCGTAGTGATTTCATTTAA
- a CDS encoding APC family permease, producing MASPLKRLLIGRPLKTSEAGDQKLGKLKALAVLSSDALSSIAYGTEQILLVLVTVSAAAMWYSLPIALCVLVLLFALNLSYKQIIYSYPHGGGAYIVSRENLGNNAGLIAGGSLLVDYMLTVAVSVSSGTDAIVSAVPSLYPFAVPIAVVLVVGVTIINLRGITESASLLAIPVYLFVFSIIVLIFTGLFKVLTGMDASHETAAVGTHVQGVTIFLLLRAFASGSASLTGIEAISNAVPLFKEPRPKNAAKTLTLMAALLGFFFVGITVLAFVYGTVPELKVTVLSQIAENVFGRNFMFYFIQATTALILVLAANTGFSAFPLLAFNLAKDKFMPRMYLARGDRLGYSNGIITLAVGSILLIILFKGKTELLIPLYSVGVFIPFTLSQTGMIVKWWKQRPKGWKKSLSANLLGASISFTVLIVLFLTRIESVWPVFIFMPIMIYVFHRTRHHYRKVGPQLRIDETMDLPDFKGNAVIICVSDTTKVVEGALQYAKSIGDTVIAVHISIDKKQEKEFVERWNRVHPEVRIANLFSPYRSISDPLMKFIDTAKQKADQDNYSLTVLIPQFIPRKGWQNLLHNQTSLLIRTRLLMKRDVVVSTYPYHLKE from the coding sequence ATGGCTTCGCCGCTAAAAAGATTATTAATCGGCCGCCCTCTGAAAACATCAGAAGCTGGAGACCAAAAATTGGGGAAATTAAAAGCTTTAGCAGTCCTATCATCCGATGCACTTTCTTCTATTGCATACGGTACAGAACAGATTTTATTGGTGCTCGTAACTGTTAGTGCTGCGGCTATGTGGTATTCATTACCCATAGCACTTTGTGTGCTTGTTCTTTTGTTTGCACTGAATTTGTCGTATAAGCAAATTATATACTCTTACCCGCATGGTGGGGGAGCTTATATTGTTTCGAGAGAAAATTTAGGAAACAATGCAGGATTAATCGCAGGTGGTTCTTTACTCGTTGACTACATGCTTACCGTTGCAGTAAGTGTTTCATCTGGAACAGACGCAATTGTATCAGCAGTACCTTCGTTGTATCCTTTTGCAGTACCAATTGCTGTCGTATTAGTAGTTGGTGTAACGATTATTAATTTACGAGGTATTACCGAATCTGCTAGCTTACTTGCAATTCCAGTGTATTTATTTGTTTTTTCTATTATTGTTCTTATATTTACTGGTTTATTTAAAGTTCTAACTGGAATGGATGCAAGTCATGAAACGGCCGCGGTAGGAACGCATGTGCAAGGAGTGACCATCTTCCTGTTACTTAGAGCCTTTGCTTCCGGTTCGGCATCTTTAACGGGGATTGAAGCTATTTCGAATGCAGTACCATTATTTAAAGAACCACGACCTAAAAATGCCGCTAAAACCTTAACCTTAATGGCTGCGCTACTTGGCTTTTTCTTTGTTGGTATAACTGTCCTTGCGTTTGTATATGGAACTGTTCCAGAGCTAAAAGTAACTGTATTATCCCAAATTGCCGAAAATGTTTTTGGCAGAAACTTCATGTTTTATTTTATTCAAGCGACAACAGCGCTTATCTTGGTTTTAGCAGCTAATACAGGCTTTTCTGCATTTCCACTTTTAGCATTTAATTTGGCAAAAGATAAATTTATGCCGAGAATGTATTTAGCAAGAGGAGATCGATTAGGCTACTCTAATGGGATTATCACTCTTGCAGTGGGTTCGATACTACTGATTATCTTATTCAAAGGGAAAACAGAGTTGCTCATACCGCTTTATTCAGTCGGCGTATTTATTCCATTCACACTTTCACAAACTGGGATGATTGTGAAATGGTGGAAACAGCGACCTAAAGGCTGGAAGAAGTCGTTGTCAGCTAACTTACTCGGAGCATCTATTTCATTTACAGTATTAATTGTATTATTCTTAACTCGGATTGAGTCAGTCTGGCCAGTGTTTATCTTTATGCCAATTATGATTTATGTTTTCCATCGCACAAGACATCATTACCGGAAAGTTGGACCACAACTTCGCATTGATGAAACAATGGACTTGCCTGATTTCAAAGGAAATGCCGTCATTATCTGTGTATCTGATACCACCAAGGTTGTAGAAGGTGCATTACAATATGCTAAATCTATTGGTGATACAGTCATAGCTGTCCACATTTCTATTGACAAAAAACAGGAAAAGGAATTTGTTGAGAGATGGAATAGGGTTCATCCTGAAGTGCGCATTGCTAATCTGTTTTCGCCGTATCGCTCTATTTCAGATCCATTAATGAAATTTATTGACACGGCAAAGCAAAAAGCAGATCAAGACAATTACTCACTAACGGTGTTGATACCGCAATTTATCCCTAGAAAAGGATGGCAAAATCTCCTTCATAACCAAACAAGTCTATTGATTCGCACAAGACTTCTAATGAAAAGAGATGTGGTTGTTTCCACATATCCTTATCATTTAAAAGAATAG
- a CDS encoding ABC transporter ATP-binding protein produces MTLELHNVTKKFADKTAVNDLSFQVEEGKILGLIGQNGAGKTTTFRLILHFLEATSGKITWNGKEVSKIDPDIIGYLPEERGLYPNVTIEEQLIFFAELKGYPKQKIKNEIDDWLERAEIVGKKTDLIKTLSKGNQQKIQLLSTIIHQPKLVILDEPFSGLDPVNAEILKKFVFDLRTSGAAIIFSSHRMENVEELCDSLLMLKKGSTVLQGTTESVKSVFGRKRIFIESSHTKEQLAALPGVLHIETQRDGVFQLEIANESDAEKIFDYVTKDGFIPTFSLQAPTLEEIFKWKAGEF; encoded by the coding sequence ATGACGCTTGAACTACATAATGTTACCAAAAAGTTTGCTGATAAAACGGCTGTGAATGACTTGTCTTTCCAAGTAGAAGAAGGGAAGATACTTGGACTCATTGGACAAAATGGTGCTGGAAAAACGACTACATTTCGCCTGATTTTGCATTTTTTAGAGGCAACTTCTGGAAAAATCACATGGAATGGCAAAGAAGTAAGTAAAATTGACCCGGATATCATCGGCTATTTGCCCGAAGAACGTGGTTTGTATCCAAATGTCACCATTGAAGAACAACTGATATTTTTTGCAGAACTAAAAGGTTATCCTAAGCAAAAAATCAAAAATGAGATAGATGATTGGTTAGAACGTGCAGAGATTGTTGGTAAAAAGACAGATTTAATTAAGACGTTATCCAAAGGGAACCAGCAAAAGATTCAACTTTTAAGCACGATTATTCATCAACCAAAACTAGTTATTTTAGATGAGCCTTTTAGTGGCCTTGATCCTGTTAATGCAGAAATTTTGAAAAAGTTTGTTTTTGATTTACGTACTTCTGGGGCTGCTATTATTTTCTCCAGCCACCGTATGGAAAATGTCGAGGAACTATGCGATTCACTTCTAATGTTAAAAAAAGGCAGTACGGTGCTTCAAGGAACAACTGAATCTGTTAAGTCTGTCTTTGGTCGTAAAAGAATCTTCATTGAATCAAGTCATACAAAAGAACAACTAGCTGCATTACCTGGAGTACTTCATATCGAAACACAGCGCGATGGTGTTTTCCAGCTGGAAATAGCCAATGAATCTGATGCCGAGAAAATTTTCGATTATGTCACAAAAGATGGATTCATTCCAACATTCAGCCTCCAAGCTCCAACACTCGAAGAAATCTTCAAATGGAAAGCTGGTGAATTCTAA
- a CDS encoding BglG family transcription antiterminator — protein sequence MLLTKTERALINLFLTKNDFLTASQLAGILDVSSKTIYRKIKNINSTTGKKDILISEKGRGFKLDYKAYIQAKLETTEDIFGYTPTERREKILLQILFKSPKYLNIHDLYEGYYVGYNSIKNDFTLLNQSIEKYHLTIQKRQKEIRVVGTEENIRVAINEVINNLDLFRYDDLKTEYSDLNKEDVQFIVQQMEIIENKLEISIPYPYDINIFSHLYILINRFRQGEVEDFAETSEKYTITNETLYLIAVEAIEAIEQYLDRKLPNCETFHFLQYLISSRFNHEIELVPNNCLPIVEEMTDFYINQVAAKMNIPFNKKQLKIELLSHMKPMVNRMNHQINIKNNLLSDIKLEYGSLFEIIKKTARDVAKTFKIHTISEDEIGYITIYFAKHIEQSPLIKRIIIMCSSGIGTSELLKVKVQKAFPDVEIVDVLSSTRFKNNLQDYRNIDFILTTIQSDSNDSIPSLLVSAMFTEKDKMMVKKLMESL from the coding sequence ATGCTTCTAACTAAAACGGAGCGTGCGTTAATTAACTTGTTCCTAACAAAAAATGATTTTCTAACAGCCAGTCAATTAGCGGGAATTCTTGATGTTTCTTCTAAGACGATTTACCGGAAAATCAAAAATATTAATAGTACAACAGGAAAAAAGGACATCTTGATTTCAGAAAAGGGGCGTGGTTTCAAGCTTGATTATAAAGCCTATATTCAAGCAAAACTAGAAACGACGGAAGATATTTTTGGCTATACACCGACTGAACGAAGAGAAAAAATCCTGCTTCAAATCCTATTTAAATCTCCAAAATATTTAAATATTCATGATTTATATGAAGGCTACTATGTTGGCTATAACTCGATAAAAAATGATTTTACCCTGCTAAACCAATCGATTGAGAAGTACCATTTAACTATTCAAAAGCGGCAAAAGGAAATCCGTGTGGTTGGAACCGAAGAAAATATTCGGGTAGCAATTAATGAAGTCATTAACAACTTAGATCTATTCCGTTATGACGACTTGAAAACAGAATATAGTGATTTAAATAAAGAAGACGTACAGTTTATCGTCCAACAAATGGAAATTATCGAAAACAAACTGGAAATTAGCATCCCTTATCCATATGATATAAATATTTTTTCTCATTTGTATATTTTAATTAATCGCTTCAGGCAAGGAGAGGTGGAAGATTTTGCTGAGACAAGCGAAAAATACACCATTACTAATGAAACACTCTATTTAATCGCTGTGGAAGCAATCGAAGCTATTGAACAATATTTGGATAGGAAACTGCCTAACTGCGAAACGTTTCATTTTCTCCAGTATTTAATTTCTTCTCGCTTTAATCATGAAATTGAATTAGTTCCTAACAATTGTTTACCAATAGTGGAGGAAATGACGGATTTTTATATCAACCAAGTGGCTGCTAAAATGAACATTCCTTTTAATAAAAAACAGCTAAAAATTGAGCTTTTAAGCCATATGAAGCCAATGGTAAATCGAATGAATCACCAAATAAATATAAAAAATAATTTGTTAAGTGATATTAAATTAGAGTACGGCAGCCTTTTTGAAATTATAAAAAAAACTGCTAGAGATGTGGCAAAAACATTTAAAATCCACACGATATCAGAGGATGAAATTGGCTATATTACGATCTACTTTGCCAAACACATCGAGCAATCACCACTAATAAAACGAATTATTATTATGTGTTCTAGCGGGATTGGAACATCAGAGTTGTTAAAAGTAAAAGTTCAAAAGGCATTCCCTGATGTAGAAATAGTGGACGTTTTATCATCCACAAGATTCAAAAATAATTTACAAGACTATCGGAATATTGACTTTATTCTAACAACAATCCAATCAGATAGTAATGATTCTATTCCGTCGCTACTAGTGAGTGCCATGTTTACAGAGAAAGATAAAATGATGGTGAAAAAATTAATGGAAAGTTTATAG
- a CDS encoding PTS fructose transporter subunit IIC yields MKKLQIKKHALTAISYMLPLVVASGLLIAIGNLTSGQVILDYKAPYSIPDALVSLGVLGMGLLAPVIAAAIAYSIADRPGIAPGLLMGVIANSIGAGFLGGMLGGYLVGYFVLILVKYLKVPKWAQGLMPMMIIPLISSLVMGLLMYFVIGVPIVWATDAMTSFLQGMQGSMRFVFGAVLGGMAAFDFGGPVNKVASLFADGLLLEGVKEPEAVKILASMVPPFGVTLSWVVSKIIKKKKYTKSEEDNIKIAFPMGICMITEGVIPIAAVDPIRVIISCTLGAAVGGGLSMTWGIGSPVPSGGMFIVPAMNEPILFCVALLIGTCVTAALLLILKREPTKEEELIADQGLEEEEEVDLSGIKIS; encoded by the coding sequence ATGAAAAAACTGCAAATCAAAAAACATGCACTTACAGCGATTTCGTATATGTTACCGTTAGTTGTTGCCTCGGGGTTACTTATTGCCATTGGAAATTTAACAAGTGGGCAAGTGATTTTAGATTATAAAGCACCATATTCTATTCCTGATGCTCTTGTTTCGCTTGGTGTACTAGGGATGGGGCTACTCGCGCCAGTCATTGCCGCTGCAATTGCTTATTCGATAGCTGACAGGCCAGGGATTGCTCCAGGTCTTCTTATGGGGGTAATCGCGAATTCTATCGGAGCAGGGTTCTTAGGGGGGATGCTCGGTGGTTACTTAGTTGGTTATTTTGTTCTTATTCTCGTGAAATATTTAAAAGTACCAAAATGGGCACAAGGTTTAATGCCGATGATGATTATCCCACTTATCAGCAGTTTAGTGATGGGACTATTAATGTACTTTGTCATTGGTGTTCCGATTGTATGGGCAACGGATGCGATGACTAGTTTCTTGCAGGGAATGCAGGGAAGTATGCGATTTGTATTTGGAGCAGTGCTCGGTGGAATGGCTGCTTTTGATTTTGGTGGTCCTGTTAATAAAGTTGCTTCGTTATTTGCCGATGGGTTGCTACTTGAAGGTGTCAAAGAGCCAGAAGCAGTTAAAATTCTTGCCTCAATGGTACCTCCGTTTGGGGTCACGCTTTCGTGGGTTGTTTCTAAAATAATCAAAAAGAAAAAATATACTAAATCAGAGGAAGATAATATTAAAATCGCCTTCCCAATGGGGATTTGTATGATAACGGAAGGGGTTATACCAATTGCCGCGGTCGACCCGATTCGTGTGATTATCTCTTGCACACTAGGCGCTGCAGTTGGTGGTGGACTCAGTATGACGTGGGGAATTGGTTCACCAGTTCCGTCAGGTGGGATGTTCATCGTGCCAGCAATGAATGAACCAATACTTTTCTGTGTAGCTTTACTGATAGGAACCTGTGTTACGGCGGCACTTCTGCTTATATTGAAACGAGAGCCTACCAAAGAAGAAGAATTAATTGCCGATCAAGGTTTAGAAGAGGAAGAAGAAGTCGATTTATCTGGAATTAAAATTTCATAA
- a CDS encoding ABC transporter permease gives MSKFWVITKQVYKRRVKTKSFLISLLFPVFIAALIAGIPKMVEYFDSSSDITTIAVVTDNPIYQKTLEKDKDNFKVMPNITDKTAAQSALKNGEIDGFVTITEKNDMVSAVYTTEETAGQDILTRLTEDLTATKVAEKAAIYKITSDQLNEITSPVSVTNDLEANNQLTNHEKDVMSAAVLILTLVIFIFVMSYANIVASEIATEKGTRIMEVILSSVSATTHLFAKLTAIILMLLTQIGFYVVCGAIVLIAGRNTAMVQNVLDQVAVFPAYYLVLNLLFVILGLLLYILIAAMIGSMVPNVETVAQFIYPMTILAIIGYWGSIAAANAPDNLLVIIGSYIPTFSPMMMLARMDLLSVSTLGIFSSLAILALSVVGAFFLTVRLYQGNVLLYSNEGLWKTWKTSLSYAKRK, from the coding sequence ATGAGTAAATTTTGGGTTATTACAAAACAAGTTTATAAAAGGCGTGTAAAAACAAAATCATTTCTTATTTCCCTTTTATTTCCCGTCTTCATTGCGGCACTCATTGCTGGAATCCCCAAAATGGTTGAGTACTTTGATTCCAGTAGCGATATTACAACCATTGCAGTTGTAACAGACAATCCGATTTATCAAAAAACATTAGAAAAAGATAAAGATAACTTCAAAGTAATGCCGAACATCACTGATAAAACAGCCGCTCAATCAGCTCTTAAAAATGGTGAAATTGATGGTTTTGTGACGATTACAGAAAAAAATGATATGGTAAGCGCGGTTTATACGACGGAGGAAACAGCTGGACAAGATATCCTAACTAGATTGACTGAAGACCTTACCGCAACCAAAGTAGCCGAAAAAGCAGCTATTTATAAAATCACAAGTGACCAATTAAACGAAATTACTTCACCAGTTTCAGTAACCAATGATTTAGAGGCCAATAACCAACTAACGAATCATGAAAAAGATGTAATGAGTGCTGCTGTCCTGATTTTAACGCTCGTTATCTTTATTTTCGTAATGAGCTATGCAAATATTGTCGCTTCTGAAATCGCTACAGAAAAAGGTACACGGATTATGGAAGTAATCTTGTCAAGTGTTTCTGCCACGACACATTTGTTTGCTAAATTAACAGCCATCATCTTAATGCTCCTAACACAAATTGGCTTTTATGTCGTTTGTGGAGCAATCGTCCTTATTGCTGGTAGGAATACAGCAATGGTGCAAAACGTACTTGATCAAGTAGCTGTATTCCCTGCTTATTATCTAGTGCTAAATCTACTATTTGTCATTTTAGGATTACTCTTATATATCTTAATCGCAGCAATGATTGGCTCGATGGTTCCAAATGTAGAAACAGTGGCCCAGTTCATTTATCCAATGACTATCCTAGCTATTATCGGTTACTGGGGTTCTATCGCAGCAGCAAATGCACCAGACAATTTACTGGTTATTATCGGCTCCTATATCCCAACATTTTCGCCAATGATGATGTTAGCCAGAATGGACCTATTATCCGTCTCCACACTTGGTATATTTAGTTCGCTAGCTATTCTTGCACTAAGCGTAGTCGGTGCTTTTTTCCTCACTGTGCGTCTTTATCAAGGAAATGTCTTACTTTACTCCAATGAGGGTTTGTGGAAAACATGGAAAACCTCCTTATCCTATGCAAAAAGAAAATAA
- a CDS encoding class II fructose-bisphosphate aldolase, which translates to MYVSMKGMLQRANEGKYAVMAINCFNLETAKAVIDAAQELRAPIIIDLLQEHLDTHLGSRFLTTPIIKMAKEASVEVAINLDHGQDVPVVKRCLADGFSSVMMDASSHPYEKNVAITKEMVQFAETYGASVEAEVGNIGAVTGDNYTNQAMYTEPKVAIDFAKRTGIDALAISYGSSHGDYPDGFTPAFQFDIVREIKTATKMPLVLHGGSGCGAENIQKSVQLGINKINVGSDFMKAQSTKIKEMLEETPAISFVDLIHATIQAGKEAVQYYILLSGSNGKSL; encoded by the coding sequence ATGTATGTTTCAATGAAAGGAATGTTACAACGTGCCAATGAAGGAAAGTATGCAGTCATGGCGATTAACTGTTTTAATTTAGAAACAGCAAAAGCAGTTATTGATGCGGCTCAAGAACTTCGGGCGCCGATTATTATTGATTTGTTGCAAGAGCATTTAGATACTCATTTAGGAAGCCGCTTTTTAACAACACCGATTATAAAAATGGCAAAAGAAGCAAGTGTAGAAGTGGCGATTAATTTAGATCACGGACAAGATGTTCCGGTTGTGAAACGGTGTTTAGCAGATGGTTTCTCAAGTGTAATGATGGATGCGTCCAGTCACCCTTACGAAAAAAATGTCGCTATTACAAAAGAAATGGTCCAATTTGCAGAAACTTATGGTGCAAGTGTAGAAGCCGAAGTGGGGAACATTGGCGCGGTAACTGGAGATAATTATACAAACCAAGCGATGTATACCGAACCAAAAGTAGCCATTGATTTTGCAAAACGGACTGGGATTGATGCACTTGCAATTTCTTATGGTTCTTCTCATGGAGACTACCCTGATGGCTTTACTCCAGCATTTCAGTTTGACATAGTTCGAGAAATTAAAACAGCGACAAAAATGCCACTAGTATTACATGGTGGTTCAGGGTGCGGTGCAGAAAATATTCAAAAATCAGTTCAACTGGGAATTAACAAAATCAATGTAGGTTCCGATTTTATGAAAGCTCAATCAACCAAAATCAAAGAAATGCTAGAAGAAACCCCAGCTATTAGTTTTGTTGACTTAATTCATGCAACCATTCAAGCCGGCAAAGAAGCTGTTCAATATTATATTCTATTATCCGGTTCAAACGGAAAATCACTTTAA
- a CDS encoding Crp/Fnr family transcriptional regulator, with product MYLKETLDQFASQANILKLLKRNPSFNQHCIQERLTSNTTITTGTRRKYIYIIEEGFAKFVFEGLHKQNFVFIMNQGSLVYLPVYSEDIPKHTMVVALTDIIWWRIEFEFFKEMLALEDPRNYIMLHHLADTRRKLYFIAIQEILSARDSIYFSLNTMMQFGLRISANVMELPKFLTYQILSDHANTSKSYTSKVLTELREKGILDSKKKPWRINDIQRLKQLIDVESIQPYLK from the coding sequence ATGTATCTAAAAGAAACTTTAGACCAATTTGCATCACAAGCAAATATTCTTAAATTGTTAAAAAGAAATCCTAGTTTTAATCAGCATTGCATTCAAGAGCGCCTTACCTCCAACACGACTATAACAACAGGTACAAGAAGAAAGTATATTTATATTATTGAAGAAGGCTTCGCGAAATTTGTTTTCGAAGGTCTACATAAACAAAATTTCGTCTTTATTATGAATCAAGGGTCACTAGTATACTTACCTGTCTATTCAGAAGACATTCCGAAACATACGATGGTAGTTGCGTTAACTGATATTATTTGGTGGCGAATTGAGTTTGAATTCTTCAAAGAGATGTTAGCGCTGGAAGATCCGAGGAATTATATCATGCTACATCACCTAGCTGATACACGAAGAAAGCTATATTTTATCGCCATTCAAGAAATTTTAAGTGCACGAGATAGCATTTACTTTTCATTAAATACAATGATGCAATTTGGATTACGTATCTCTGCCAATGTCATGGAACTCCCAAAATTTCTTACATATCAAATACTAAGCGATCATGCAAATACCTCCAAAAGCTACACATCAAAGGTGCTAACGGAACTTCGAGAAAAAGGAATATTGGACTCAAAGAAAAAGCCCTGGCGTATTAATGATATCCAGCGACTTAAACAATTAATTGATGTTGAAAGTATACAACCCTATCTTAAATAA